A section of the Elizabethkingia anophelis R26 genome encodes:
- a CDS encoding YceI family protein has protein sequence MKKLFSILSFLVASTFIFAQTSWKADPAHSHVAFTVVHMGISDVSGIFKTFDLAVASQAKDFSDAKVNFSIDVNSIDTNVDARDNHLKSPDFFDAAQFDKITFNSTSLKADKTNTYILKGNLTMHGVTKPVTMTMVYRGELTDKKTGKVTKGLQVYGDVKRSDFGIGGKFPDAMVSDIVRIKADFEVKQ, from the coding sequence ATGAAAAAGTTATTTTCAATTCTTAGTTTTTTAGTAGCAAGTACATTCATCTTTGCTCAAACTTCATGGAAAGCTGATCCTGCGCATTCACATGTTGCATTTACAGTAGTACACATGGGAATTTCAGATGTTTCGGGAATTTTCAAGACTTTTGATTTGGCCGTAGCATCACAAGCTAAAGACTTTAGCGATGCCAAAGTTAATTTCAGTATAGATGTTAATTCTATTGACACCAATGTTGATGCTCGTGATAATCATTTAAAAAGTCCTGACTTTTTCGATGCGGCTCAGTTCGACAAAATTACGTTCAACAGTACCTCTCTAAAAGCTGATAAGACTAATACTTATATTTTAAAAGGAAACCTTACTATGCATGGAGTAACCAAACCTGTTACAATGACTATGGTATACCGTGGTGAGCTTACAGACAAAAAGACAGGTAAAGTAACAAAAGGCTTACAGGTATATGGAGATGTGAAAAGATCTGACTTTGGAATCGGTGGAAAATTCCCGGATGCCATGGTAAGTGACATTGTAAGAATAAAAGCAGACTTTGAAGTAAAACAATAA
- the pyrF gene encoding orotidine-5'-phosphate decarboxylase, translating into METKRAFFLEAYKLGIIKFGRFTLKSGIESPFYVDLRPLASDPKILKHLSNYLLEMLPLDNFDLICGVPYAALPMATAMSLESYIPLIIKRKEAKAYGTKKLIEGIFQKGQNCLLVEDVITSGKSLLETIDEVENEGLNVSDIVVVLDRQQGGREKLQEKGYNVHTLFTISEVVEILKEEKQLTDDEVERINDFLNGNTVTFEEKKKVRYEEKLKNIDHPVATKLLETALQKRSNLIASADVITTQELLDFAEVVGPHIAALKTHIDIISDFDYDKTIIPLIDIASKHNFLLMEDRKFGDIGNTQELQFSHGVYKIANWADMVTAHAIGGSKALEGFHNAGIITILGMSSQGTLTDAHYREEAMKIIINEPNVMGCVAQNQIQDDLLLFTPGVNISAGGDSKGQQYNTPEHVFKNLHTDFIIVGRGIYKADDIEQAALTYKTRGWQAYEAAIS; encoded by the coding sequence CTTCGTCCTTTGGCATCCGATCCTAAAATCCTAAAGCATCTTTCTAACTATCTTCTGGAAATGCTTCCTTTGGATAATTTTGATCTGATCTGCGGAGTACCTTATGCAGCTCTTCCTATGGCGACAGCAATGTCATTAGAAAGCTATATTCCTTTAATTATTAAAAGAAAGGAAGCTAAAGCTTACGGTACTAAAAAGCTTATCGAAGGTATCTTCCAAAAAGGACAAAACTGTCTTTTGGTAGAAGATGTTATTACTTCCGGGAAATCTCTTTTAGAAACTATTGATGAGGTAGAAAATGAAGGTTTAAATGTATCCGACATTGTAGTGGTATTGGACAGACAACAAGGAGGACGTGAAAAGTTACAGGAAAAAGGTTACAACGTACATACACTATTCACAATCTCAGAAGTTGTTGAAATCCTGAAAGAAGAAAAACAACTAACTGATGATGAAGTAGAAAGAATCAATGACTTCTTAAACGGAAACACTGTTACTTTCGAAGAAAAGAAAAAAGTTCGCTACGAAGAAAAACTTAAAAACATAGACCATCCTGTAGCCACAAAACTACTGGAAACAGCATTACAGAAACGCAGCAATCTTATTGCATCTGCTGACGTAATTACAACACAAGAGCTTTTGGATTTCGCGGAGGTTGTAGGTCCACATATTGCAGCACTAAAAACACATATCGATATTATTTCAGATTTCGATTATGATAAAACTATTATTCCATTAATAGACATTGCTTCAAAACACAATTTCCTGTTAATGGAAGACCGAAAATTCGGAGATATTGGAAATACTCAGGAATTGCAGTTTTCACATGGTGTATATAAGATTGCAAACTGGGCAGATATGGTTACTGCACATGCTATCGGAGGAAGTAAGGCTCTGGAAGGTTTCCACAATGCAGGAATTATTACAATTTTGGGAATGTCTTCTCAAGGAACACTTACCGATGCACATTACCGTGAGGAGGCGATGAAAATTATTATCAATGAGCCAAACGTTATGGGTTGCGTAGCACAAAACCAGATTCAGGATGACTTGTTACTGTTTACTCCGGGAGTCAATATCTCTGCGGGAGGAGACAGCAAGGGACAACAATATAATACACCAGAGCATGTATTCAAAAATCTACATACCGATTTTATTATTGTAGGTCGTGGTATATATAAAGCTGATGATATAGAGCAAGCCGCATTAACATATAAAACAAGGGGCTGGCAGGCTTATGAAGCTGCAATTTCATAG